A stretch of the Papaver somniferum cultivar HN1 chromosome 6, ASM357369v1, whole genome shotgun sequence genome encodes the following:
- the LOC113291384 gene encoding F-box protein At2g17036-like, translating to MYKPDWSALPRELLTEISEHLNDKVNVLRFRAVCTTFRSSANLISTLALKLPSPIKSINNEETPSRFCVLLETAIYAVRLRNEAGNGNGGGGGDDSQVWVIKVQGKIGKEKIVQLVNPLSRVQIKPLPRNFPKVFQLLDFHVVELCKEYVLKHHHSELQEAYLVQIPNSLYSVEVKELYVGEADVKKVVILSSNPNLPTNHDVYEVMVLSREGNLVLIKPKENQKWDVLDEDYRFRDVISYNGNFYAVDAAGRAVVVDTNLELNVVAEPPVTVGGGTEKRLVISDGDLFLVDVYMYSGSDDSDGDENGDQTESDDEEIPLVLDYEAIPFEVYKLDECNLRWVPVEDLGGRVFVIGERSSFSVWPRDLSRLKGNTILFMDGLYTSYGAEDDREVYIHNTGLFSLGDKKIGIFGSFPSYNQLFWPPPSWIVPT from the coding sequence ATGTATAAGCCTGATTGGTCTGCATTACCCAGAGAGTTATTAACAGAGATATCCGAACACTTAAACGACAAAGTTAATGTTCTTCGATTCCGTGCAGTTTGTACTACATTCCGATCTTCTGCAAACTTAATTTCAACGTTAGCTCTTAAACTCCCATCTCCTATAAAATCCATTAACAATGAAGAAACCCCATCTCGTTTTTGTGTTCTGTTAGAAACAGCAATCTACGCTGTTCGACTTCGTAATGAAGCTGGTAATggcaatggtggtggtggtggtgatgattctCAAGTATGGGTAATcaaagttcaaggaaaaatcggGAAAGAAAAAATTGTTCAATTGGTAAACCCTTTGTCTAGAGTTCAAATCAAACCATTACCAAGAAACTTTCCAAAGGTATTTCAGTTATTAGATTTCCATGTTGTTGAATTATGTAAAGAATATGTTCTTAAACATCATCATTCTGAGTTACAAGAAGCATATCTTGTTCAAATTCCAAATTCTCTATATAGTGTTGAAGTTAAAGAACTTTATGTAGGGGAAGCAGATGTTAAGAAAGTTGTAATTTTGTCATCAAACCCAAATTTACCAACAAATCATGATGTTTATGAAGTTATGGTTCTTTCTAGAGAGGGAAATTTAGTACTTATTAAGCCCAAGGAGAATCAGAAATGGGATGTGTTAGACGAAGATTATCGATTTAGAGATGTTATTTCGTATAATGGAAATTTCTATGCTGTTGATGCTGCTGGTAGAGCTGTAGTTGTTGATACAAATTTGGAATTGAATGTAGTTGCAGAACCTCCGGTGACCGTTGGAGGTGGAACAGAGAAACGTTTAGTCATTTCAGATGGAGATTTATTTCTAGTTGATGTGTACATGTATTCGGGTTCTGATGACTCGGATGGGGATGAAAATGGTGATCAGACtgaaagtgatgatgaagaaatacCGTTGGTATTAGATTATGAAGCTATACCATTTGAAGTGTATAAGTTAGATGAATGTAATCTGAGATGGGTTCCAGTCGAAGATTTGGGTGGCCGTGTTTTCGTAATAGGGGAAAGGAGCTCGTTTTCGGTATGGCCAAGGGATTTGTCACGGCTTAAAGGGAATACCATTTTGTTCATGGATGGCTTGTACACTTCATATGGGGCTGAAGATGATAGAGAGGTTTACATTCATAATACAGGGTTGTTCAGCTTAGGAGATAAAAAAATTGGAATATTTGGATCTTTTCCTAGCTATAATCAGTTATTTTGGCCGCCGCCATCCTGGATTGTGCCCACTTAG
- the LOC113289051 gene encoding F-box protein SKIP23-like isoform X2, with protein MAEWSQLLRELLYNIAKKLNSDIDVLRMRSVCSSWRSSVSYPLFYCFPNCIPIHPKVTGTSMSNLGLFYLSRRLILRLGPPESHQTGTSWLIKLEQDGPDMLHLLNPLTGNLVHPSYPTSPKIIDSINFQIFELAQEFVLRFTDSPPYTNPSAYTGDLYMEKVVFSSNPPWSVGTDYAIMTIHVSGKLAVFRSIDNSWAIIDEFISPFDDVVCYKGGFYAVDSRGRAVVVNPSLTISEIAHPIYGGDLKCLVESDGELLMVDRYLSTGLDEEPGNDHNDDPLVALSDLCITESTVCFKVYKLNQDLQTWVELKSLDDCVLFLGDNCSFSASAHEFSGSKGSCIYYTDKFARSSNEEDGTFATDIGVFNLESGNIAPLVSNSGCSQLFWPPPAWVSNITI; from the coding sequence ATGGCCGAGTGGTCGCAGCTTCTTAGAGAACTGTTATATAATATTGCGAAAAAACTGAACTCTGATATTGACGTTCTTCGAATGCGGTCTGTCTGCTCATCATGGAGATCATCAGTTTCATATCCTTTGTTCTACTGCTTCCCTAATTGTATTCCCATTCACCCGAAAGTTACCGGTACCAGTATGTCTAACCTTGGTCTATTTTATCTCTCTAGAAGATTAATATTACGTCTTGGACCACCAGAGAGTCACCAAACAGGAACATCTTGGCTTATCAAACTTGAGCAAGATGGTCCCGACATGCTACATCTTTTGAATCCTCTAACTGGAAACCTAGTTCACCCATCATATCCTACCTCACCAAAGATTATTGATTCAATCAACTTTCAAATCTTTGAGTTGGCTCAAGAGTTTGTACTTCGTTTTACTGATAGCCCACCATATACCAATCCCTCTGCATATACTGGCGATTTGTACATGGAGAAAGTTGTCTTCTCTTCGAATCCTCCTTGGAGTGTTGGCACCGATTATGCGATCATGACCATACACGTGTCAGGAAAATTAGCTGTCTTCAGATCTATAGACAATTCGTGGGCTATAATTGATGAATTTATATCtccttttgatgatgttgtatgtTACAAAGGTGGATTCTATGCAGTGGATAGCCGCGGCAGAGCTGTAGTTGTTAACCCATCTCTAACTATTTCAGAGATTGCACATCCTATATATGGTGGTGATTTGAAGTGTTTGGTGGAATCAGATGGAGAACTGTTAATGGTTGACAGATATCTAAGCACCGGTCTTGATGAAGAACCTGGTAATGATCACAATGATGACCCTCTTGTTGCGCTGAGTGATCTTTGTATTACCGAGTCCACAGTCTGTTTTAAAGTCTACAAGCTAAATCAAGACTTGCAGACCTGGGTCGAATTAAAAAGCTTGGATGATTGTGTTTTATTCCTAGGTGACAATTGCTCGTTTTCTGCCTCAGCTCATGAATTTTCAGGATCTAAAGGAAGTTGCATATATTATACAGATAAATTTGCCCGCTCAAGCAATGAAGAAGACGGTACATTTGCCACTGACATTGGCGTATTTAACCTAGAGAGTGGCAATATTGCTCCTCTAGTTTCTAATTCAGGGTGTTCACAGTTATTCTGGCCTCCACCAGCTTGGGTTTCAAATATAACAAtctaa
- the LOC113291385 gene encoding protein RAE1-like, which produces MLQHFISDSACTIDATTIFTGGKVMLWVLMSGSQHVLGEAVNEAAWLPGMSLLATSNEDYSLRQQAPVHSQQLQNGHYSLRVRYPWMAVGTTQPPQVHHTFETYGLDGAFRLSDKDSKQSLKFFLLVYMTCMDSSFNFRYEKGISKSCRYRFPIGCISPSV; this is translated from the exons ATGCTTCAGCACTTT ATTTCGGATTCCGCTTGCACCATTGATGCAACTACCATTTTCACTGGTGGTAAAGTTATGCTATGGGTACTAATGTCAGGAAGTCAGCATGTGCTGGGTGAAGCCGTTAATGAAGCTGCATGGCTACCTGGGATGAGCCTTCTGGCTACATCAAACGAGGATTATTCTCTGAG GCAGCAAGCGCCGGTCCATTCGCAACAGCTCCAAAATGGACATTACTCACTACGCGTCAGATATCCATGGATGGCTGTTGGTACCACACAACCTCCTCAG GTTCATCACACATTTGAAACATATGGATTAGATGGTGCCTTCCGTTTATCGGACAAGGACAGCAAACAAAGTTTGAAG TTTTTCTTGTTAGTTTATATGACTTGTATGGATTCATCTTTTAATTTTAGATATGAGAAGGGAATAAGTAAATCCTGCCGTTATCGTTTTCCAATTGGTTGCATTTCACCTTCCGTTTAG
- the LOC113286100 gene encoding late embryogenesis abundant protein 2-like gives MAAISFAKSAAVMNISGSFPQTPSTCIPSSSVSFRKASSVSFSSIQVSSFNPNQDRNTVAREMKCRAKDPLAEQAVEKLNEGIAKATELSDSAIANVTENIETAKAKAGELLDQLKDNTSESIENVKGKGEELKEKTEDVAGSVKDNVVEGTEKATETASNLGEEAKESVLDVGEKAKEIAKESWEATKDTTQKVKEAVVGTDVLEM, from the exons ATGGCAGCCATCAGTTTTGCAAAGAGTGCTGCAGTAATGAACATCTCCGGTTCATTCCCTCAAACCCCATCTACTTGCATTCCTTCATCATCTGTATCATTCCGCAAAGCCTCAAGTGTTAGCTTCTCCTCTATTCAAGTCTCAAGTTTCAATCCCAACCAA GACAGGAACACAGTAGCTAGAGAAATGAAGTGCAGAGCTAAAGATCCATTAGCTGAACAAGCAGTAGAGAAACTAAACGAGGGCATTGCAAAAGCAACAGAACTGTCTGACAGTGCAATCGCTAATGTGACAGAAAACATCGAAACAGCCAAAGCGAAAGCAGGAGAATTACTAGACCAGTTGAAAGATAACACGTCGGAATCGATAGAGAATGTCAAAGGAAAGGGTGAAGAATTGAAAGAAAAGACTGAAGATGTGGCAGGATCCGTGAAAGATAACGTAGTAGAAGGAACCGAGAAGGCAACTGAGACTGCATCTAATTTAGGTGAGGAAGCTAAAGAGAGTGTATTAGATGTGGGAGAGAAAGCCAAAGAAATTGCCAAGGAATCTTGGGAAGCTACTAAAGACACAACACAGAAAGTCAAGGAGGCTGTTGTTGGTACAGATGTGTTAGAGATGTAA
- the LOC113289051 gene encoding F-box protein SKIP23-like isoform X1, translating to MNRFSGNWVIQRESIMAEWSQLLRELLYNIAKKLNSDIDVLRMRSVCSSWRSSVSYPLFYCFPNCIPIHPKVTGTSMSNLGLFYLSRRLILRLGPPESHQTGTSWLIKLEQDGPDMLHLLNPLTGNLVHPSYPTSPKIIDSINFQIFELAQEFVLRFTDSPPYTNPSAYTGDLYMEKVVFSSNPPWSVGTDYAIMTIHVSGKLAVFRSIDNSWAIIDEFISPFDDVVCYKGGFYAVDSRGRAVVVNPSLTISEIAHPIYGGDLKCLVESDGELLMVDRYLSTGLDEEPGNDHNDDPLVALSDLCITESTVCFKVYKLNQDLQTWVELKSLDDCVLFLGDNCSFSASAHEFSGSKGSCIYYTDKFARSSNEEDGTFATDIGVFNLESGNIAPLVSNSGCSQLFWPPPAWVSNITI from the exons ATGAATAGATTCAGTGGGAATTGGGTCATCCAAAG AGAGTCAATAATGGCCGAGTGGTCGCAGCTTCTTAGAGAACTGTTATATAATATTGCGAAAAAACTGAACTCTGATATTGACGTTCTTCGAATGCGGTCTGTCTGCTCATCATGGAGATCATCAGTTTCATATCCTTTGTTCTACTGCTTCCCTAATTGTATTCCCATTCACCCGAAAGTTACCGGTACCAGTATGTCTAACCTTGGTCTATTTTATCTCTCTAGAAGATTAATATTACGTCTTGGACCACCAGAGAGTCACCAAACAGGAACATCTTGGCTTATCAAACTTGAGCAAGATGGTCCCGACATGCTACATCTTTTGAATCCTCTAACTGGAAACCTAGTTCACCCATCATATCCTACCTCACCAAAGATTATTGATTCAATCAACTTTCAAATCTTTGAGTTGGCTCAAGAGTTTGTACTTCGTTTTACTGATAGCCCACCATATACCAATCCCTCTGCATATACTGGCGATTTGTACATGGAGAAAGTTGTCTTCTCTTCGAATCCTCCTTGGAGTGTTGGCACCGATTATGCGATCATGACCATACACGTGTCAGGAAAATTAGCTGTCTTCAGATCTATAGACAATTCGTGGGCTATAATTGATGAATTTATATCtccttttgatgatgttgtatgtTACAAAGGTGGATTCTATGCAGTGGATAGCCGCGGCAGAGCTGTAGTTGTTAACCCATCTCTAACTATTTCAGAGATTGCACATCCTATATATGGTGGTGATTTGAAGTGTTTGGTGGAATCAGATGGAGAACTGTTAATGGTTGACAGATATCTAAGCACCGGTCTTGATGAAGAACCTGGTAATGATCACAATGATGACCCTCTTGTTGCGCTGAGTGATCTTTGTATTACCGAGTCCACAGTCTGTTTTAAAGTCTACAAGCTAAATCAAGACTTGCAGACCTGGGTCGAATTAAAAAGCTTGGATGATTGTGTTTTATTCCTAGGTGACAATTGCTCGTTTTCTGCCTCAGCTCATGAATTTTCAGGATCTAAAGGAAGTTGCATATATTATACAGATAAATTTGCCCGCTCAAGCAATGAAGAAGACGGTACATTTGCCACTGACATTGGCGTATTTAACCTAGAGAGTGGCAATATTGCTCCTCTAGTTTCTAATTCAGGGTGTTCACAGTTATTCTGGCCTCCACCAGCTTGGGTTTCAAATATAACAAtctaa
- the LOC113289050 gene encoding geraniol 8-hydroxylase-like: protein MDQVKHFVSTATTPDQLKLHVATATTFISSLPPTTIAAIITSTLAVFLLKIIFRRRNWRNSPPGPIGWPILGYLPYLTDRLHEDLFKLSKIHGPIYSLKMGQKAAIVVSSPEITKEILKHQDTTFSSRTITEAVRCVTYDATSLVFVPYGARWRLLRKILTTELFSTRALELFQPARKQQVNKLLLSLYSASKTKTKVNLADSTFVVSANLISNLVCSKNLFDPTKKEGREVKQMVWEILEVVGAPNLADLIPFLKLLDPQGLKKRVSKVVQRFDDFFEKLIDERLDERKRGLKMNENGRLDMLDVFLDYKSDKKDDGLKEFSRVDIKGMLSDMFVAGTDTSSSTVEWGMTEILRKPEVYKKILAELDEVVGKNRFVEESDISKLTYFQAAVKETFRLHPGVPLLIPRRTNEATDICGYHVPKHAIVFVNVWGMARDEKVWPEPYEFKPERFLGSELDVKGQDFEILPFGTGRRSCVGMPLGHRMVHYSLASLLHAFEWDFSADILQDMTEKVGITLQKAKVLTGVPKPRLSLSVYQ, encoded by the exons ATGGATCAAGTAAAACATTTTGTCTCCACAGCCACAACACCCGATCAACTAAAACTCCATGTCGCTACCGCAACAACATTCATCTCATCACTTCCTCCCACAACAATTGCAGCAATTATAACATCCACACTAGCAGTTTTCCTACTCAAAATCATATTCCGTCGCAGAAACTGGAGAAATTCACCACCAGGACCAATCGGATGGCCAATTTTGGGATATCTACCATACCTTACCGATCGTCTTCACGAAGATCTATTCAAATTATCGAAAATTCACGGCCCAATTTACAGTCTGAAAATGGGTCAGAAAGCAGCCATAGTCGTCTCATCACCTGAGATCACAAAAGAGATTCTTAAACACCAGGATACGACGTTCTCCAGCCGTACAATCACTGAAGCTGTACGGTGCGTTACTTATGATGCGACGTCTTTGGTGTTTGTGCCGTATGGCGCCAGATGGCGTCTTCTCCGCAAAATTCTCACCACTGAACTTTTCTCTACTCGTGCTCTCGAGCTCTTCCAACCTGCTCGCAAGCAACAG GTGAACAAATTGTTGCTTTCACTGTATTCAGCATCAAAGACAAAAACCAAAGTGAACTTAGCAGATTCAACATTTGTGGTATCAGCAAATCTCATAAGCAATCTTGTCTGTTCAAAGAATTTGTTTGATCCTACCAAGAAAGAAGGAAGGGAAGTAAAACAGATGGTTTGGGAAATTCTAGAAGTTGTGGGTGCACCGAATTTAGCCGATTTAATACCATTCTTGAAACTACTTGATCCACAGGGACTCAAAAAAAGGGTTTCTAAAGTTGTGCAAAGATTTGATGATTTCTTTGAGAAATTAATTGATGAGAGATTGGATGAGAGGAAGAGAGGGTTGAAGATGAACGAAAATGGGAGGCTAGATATGTTGGATGTGTTCTTGGATTATAAGAGTGATAAAAAAGATGATGGATTGAAAGAGTTCTCCAGGGTTGATATCAAAGGCATGCTCTCT GACATGTTTGTTGCAGGAACAGACACTTCTTCCAGTACTGTGGAATGGGGTATGACTGAAATCCTAAGAAAGCCAGAAGTTTACAAGAAAATACTAGCTGAGCTAGACGAAGTTGTTGGTAAAAACCGGTTTGTAGAAGAATCTGATATCTCTAAATTGACTTATTTCCAAGCTGCCGTAAAAGAAACCTTCAGGCTACACCCAGGTGTTCCTCTCTTGATCCCTCGCCGAACAAATGAAGCAACTGATATATGCGGTTATCATGTGCCAAAACATGCAATAGTTTTTGTCAATGTATGGGGAATGGCTAGGGATGAAAAAGTATGGCCTGAACCATATGAGTTCAAACCAGAACGCTTCCTTGGTTCCGAGCTTGACGTAAAAGGTCAAGATTTTGAGATTTTGCCATTCGGAACTGGAAGAAGATCTTGTGTTGGTATGCCATTGGGTCACCGTATGGTACATTACTCTTTAGCATCGCTGCTTCATGCTTTTGAATGGGATTTTTCAGCTGATATCTTGCAAGACATGACAGAGAAAGTTGGaattactcttcaaaaagctaaggTCTTAACTGGGGTACCAAAACCTCGCCTTTCTTTATCTGTTTACCAGTAA